Proteins encoded by one window of Gordonia jinghuaiqii:
- a CDS encoding glycoside hydrolase family 16 protein: MRRLVHLCVISAMAVTACNASIGHAEPDRGPSVIYVDEFDGPARKPSSPWRPVTGGGGWGNDEDQVYTDSFANVRVDGKGHLAITVRRHKGRYTSARISTKGKLSVTYGRVSARIAVPAGTGLHPAFWMLGDDIDEVGWPASGEIDIIETLNQAPEYHIGVHVPRDSAEGRQAVSVSGVPRSPLAWKFHTYWVNKLPDRIEGGIDDQTLFVAHRGDLAADAHWVFDKPFHLLLNVAVGGRWPGPTDATTPAKATMLVDWVRVIAP; the protein is encoded by the coding sequence ATGAGGCGGCTCGTCCACCTGTGCGTGATCTCGGCGATGGCCGTCACGGCGTGTAACGCGTCCATCGGTCACGCGGAACCCGACCGCGGGCCGAGCGTGATCTATGTCGACGAATTCGATGGCCCGGCACGGAAACCGAGCAGCCCGTGGCGACCTGTCACCGGTGGTGGCGGCTGGGGTAACGACGAAGACCAGGTGTACACCGACTCATTCGCCAACGTACGTGTGGACGGCAAGGGGCACCTGGCGATCACGGTCCGGCGTCACAAGGGGCGATACACCTCGGCTCGTATCTCCACGAAAGGCAAGCTGTCGGTCACCTATGGCCGGGTCAGCGCACGGATCGCGGTACCGGCGGGAACCGGTCTGCACCCGGCGTTCTGGATGCTCGGTGACGACATCGACGAGGTCGGGTGGCCGGCATCAGGTGAGATCGACATCATCGAGACACTCAATCAGGCACCCGAGTACCACATCGGGGTCCATGTGCCACGGGACTCGGCCGAAGGACGACAGGCGGTCTCGGTGTCGGGTGTTCCGCGATCACCGCTGGCATGGAAGTTCCACACGTACTGGGTGAACAAGCTGCCGGACCGGATCGAGGGCGGCATCGACGATCAGACGCTGTTCGTCGCCCACCGCGGTGATCTGGCGGCAGACGCGCACTGGGTGTTCGACAAGCCGTTCCATCTCCTGTTGAACGTCGCCGTCGGCGGCCGCTGGCCCGGGCCGACCGACGCGACGACCCCGGCCAAGGCCACCATGCTCGTCGACTGGGTGCGGGTGATCGCACCGTGA
- a CDS encoding glycosyltransferase family 4 protein, giving the protein MIRVLAVSASREVTGAEQSLLNFAPLLSGSGVHLALAAPGGGGFEKRWREEGLEFRQLDPAPRRGLRSTDGQQLHGPAELIGLLWRTVQAIVRLVRVVGDAEADVIHSNLLMTHLDCAVAGRLTRTRSVLELHEIVAPGIGRFALGVAVRLSDTTIAISGVSRNQVPPWARGKVVVIPQCVDAGRFGGDTSGSEWRERLAACPEYPVVAAVGRIDPEKGLHVLLDAVARVRANGLPLQLALVGSPGTSDGRYMTELARTGDELLGDALRMVPHVDDVSGVLGAVDVLACPSFEEPFGMILLEAQLCGTPVVACRSGGPAEFIDDEETGILVAPGDAGELADALLRLLGDDDLREQMARAGAERVRGEYIAPVRAGRIASLYSRIAAA; this is encoded by the coding sequence ATGATCCGGGTGCTCGCGGTCTCGGCGTCGAGGGAGGTGACGGGCGCCGAACAGAGCCTGCTCAACTTCGCGCCACTCCTGTCGGGATCCGGTGTACACCTGGCACTGGCGGCGCCCGGTGGGGGAGGTTTCGAAAAGCGTTGGCGAGAAGAGGGATTGGAGTTCCGTCAGCTGGATCCGGCGCCACGCCGGGGCCTGCGGTCCACCGACGGGCAGCAACTGCACGGCCCCGCCGAGCTGATCGGACTGCTGTGGCGCACGGTGCAGGCCATCGTTCGGCTCGTCCGGGTGGTGGGTGACGCCGAGGCCGATGTGATCCACTCCAATCTGCTCATGACCCACCTGGACTGCGCTGTCGCCGGCAGGCTGACCCGGACGAGGTCGGTGCTCGAACTCCACGAGATCGTCGCCCCCGGTATCGGGCGGTTCGCTCTCGGAGTGGCGGTTCGACTGTCCGACACGACGATCGCGATCAGTGGGGTCTCGCGCAACCAGGTGCCGCCGTGGGCGCGCGGCAAGGTCGTGGTGATCCCGCAATGTGTCGACGCCGGACGATTCGGTGGTGACACGTCGGGAAGCGAGTGGCGCGAGCGACTGGCGGCGTGCCCGGAGTACCCGGTCGTCGCGGCTGTGGGCCGCATCGATCCGGAGAAGGGACTGCACGTCCTGCTGGACGCGGTGGCCCGAGTGCGGGCGAACGGTCTTCCGCTGCAACTGGCGCTGGTGGGTTCCCCGGGGACCAGCGACGGCCGGTACATGACGGAACTCGCCAGGACCGGCGACGAGCTCCTGGGTGACGCGCTCCGGATGGTGCCTCATGTGGACGACGTGTCCGGCGTGCTCGGTGCCGTCGACGTGCTCGCCTGCCCGTCCTTCGAGGAGCCGTTCGGGATGATCCTGCTCGAGGCGCAGCTGTGCGGGACCCCCGTCGTCGCCTGCCGATCAGGTGGTCCCGCAGAGTTCATCGACGACGAGGAGACCGGGATCCTGGTCGCGCCCGGCGATGCAGGTGAGCTCGCGGACGCGCTCCTGAGGCTGCTCGGCGACGACGATCTGCGCGAGCAGATGGCCAGGGCCGGGGCGGAACGGGTCCGCGGCGAGTACATCGCGCCGGTTCGCGCGGGGCGTATCGCATCCCTGTACTCCCGCATCGCGGCGGCGTAA
- a CDS encoding 2'-5' RNA ligase family protein encodes MAHSLELLLDEAADQHVRDEWAALAGAGLPHQGSVVSTTNRPHVTLVAASSIDPGVDAALVPAAMTLPISMRLGAPVLFSNRGRVTLSRLVVPSAGLISMHARVTRVADGHIGPDTPESMLAHTRPGRWTPHVTLARRLDGVQLARALEVLDLRAEPTGTFVALRRWDSDAGTDHILAGRAC; translated from the coding sequence GTGGCGCATTCACTCGAACTCCTTCTCGACGAGGCCGCCGACCAGCACGTTCGCGACGAGTGGGCCGCATTGGCCGGCGCCGGGCTCCCCCACCAGGGCTCGGTGGTGTCCACCACCAACCGCCCGCACGTCACCCTGGTCGCCGCGTCGTCCATCGATCCCGGCGTCGACGCCGCACTCGTCCCGGCCGCGATGACATTGCCGATCTCCATGCGCCTGGGTGCTCCCGTGCTGTTCTCCAACAGAGGCCGCGTCACGCTGTCGAGACTGGTCGTCCCGTCCGCCGGACTCATCTCGATGCACGCCCGGGTCACCCGTGTCGCCGACGGCCACATCGGCCCGGACACGCCCGAATCGATGCTCGCCCACACACGTCCCGGACGATGGACCCCACATGTCACCCTCGCGCGGCGCCTGGACGGGGTTCAGCTCGCGCGCGCACTCGAGGTGCTCGACCTACGCGCCGAACCCACCGGCACGTTCGTGGCACTCAGACGCTGGGACTCCGACGCCGGAACCGATCACATCCTCGCCGGTCGCGCCTGCTGA
- a CDS encoding glycosyltransferase family 2 protein, with amino-acid sequence MVRQPRAVVIDPSVHDAAALQPDRVATSSAGPFDRPTLSVVICCYTERRRAQLEAAITATTAQLGPADELIIVVDHNPDLLTDLLASHPDVVVCANTGTRGLSDARNTGTARATGTTVVFLDDDACPAPDALAAVRARLRDASVIAMGGAVAAQWESSAPAWFPEEFGWVVGCDYRGLPDNGAEIRNPIGAAMAVRRDALDEVGGFSADLGRRGTLPAGCEETLMGIALRRRYPDHVIVRDTSFRVSHAVPDDRRRFDYFARRCYHEGRSKAVLSGLAGAGSALASERRYTAQVLPAGVWRHRRSPARVGALIAGLLLTCAGYASGLLAPKVRP; translated from the coding sequence GTGGTTCGACAACCTCGCGCAGTGGTGATCGACCCGTCGGTACACGATGCCGCGGCGTTGCAGCCCGACCGCGTCGCCACTTCCTCGGCCGGCCCGTTCGACCGACCGACGTTGTCGGTCGTGATCTGCTGTTACACCGAACGGCGCCGAGCTCAGCTCGAGGCGGCGATCACGGCCACCACCGCGCAGCTGGGTCCGGCCGACGAGCTCATCATCGTCGTCGATCACAACCCGGACCTGCTGACCGACCTCCTCGCGTCCCATCCCGATGTCGTCGTGTGCGCCAACACCGGCACACGCGGACTCTCCGACGCACGTAACACCGGCACCGCCAGGGCGACGGGGACGACGGTGGTCTTCCTCGACGACGATGCGTGCCCGGCACCGGACGCACTCGCCGCGGTACGCGCGCGACTCCGCGACGCGTCGGTCATCGCGATGGGCGGAGCTGTTGCGGCGCAATGGGAATCATCCGCTCCAGCCTGGTTTCCCGAAGAATTCGGCTGGGTCGTCGGATGTGATTACCGCGGCCTCCCCGACAACGGAGCCGAGATCCGCAACCCCATCGGGGCGGCGATGGCTGTCCGCCGCGACGCCCTGGACGAGGTCGGGGGCTTCTCCGCGGACCTCGGACGACGCGGCACCCTCCCGGCCGGCTGTGAGGAAACGCTGATGGGCATCGCGCTCCGCCGACGCTATCCCGACCACGTCATCGTGCGAGACACGTCGTTTCGCGTCTCACATGCCGTGCCCGACGACCGGCGCCGGTTCGACTACTTCGCCCGCCGGTGTTACCACGAGGGACGATCCAAGGCGGTGTTGTCCGGACTCGCCGGCGCCGGCAGCGCGCTGGCAAGCGAACGCCGTTACACCGCACAGGTGTTGCCGGCGGGCGTCTGGCGGCATCGTCGCTCACCGGCACGCGTCGGTGCACTGATCGCCGGACTGCTGCTGACCTGCGCCGGCTACGCATCCGGTCTCCTGGCACCGAAGGTGCGACCATGA
- a CDS encoding alpha/beta hydrolase has product MLLFPASLAACAPTGDGLTRTEAMVNGQNTLSIWDADRTTRGVVVFFHGLDRDESILGLDEPHRALVRALCDAGYVVVAGRAGGNAYGNSESQRDYAELAIRAADQHRVSDVFFLGESMGTVAAVNLMAKRPDLRPRGLAAIGPALNLDAAEGDYRTSLAGVNSDPAGTDPMKLPVESLAGQNFRFYVSPGDTLVPTSTNATEFRARFGAAANVSLVECSGAHLDPSCINGEDVVSWFDNLAQW; this is encoded by the coding sequence ATGCTGCTGTTTCCGGCCTCACTGGCAGCGTGCGCGCCGACCGGTGACGGACTGACCCGCACCGAGGCGATGGTCAACGGGCAGAACACCCTGAGCATCTGGGACGCGGACCGGACCACACGCGGTGTGGTCGTCTTCTTCCACGGCCTGGACAGAGACGAATCCATCCTCGGGCTGGACGAGCCCCATCGTGCGCTCGTCCGCGCGCTCTGTGACGCGGGCTATGTGGTCGTGGCCGGCCGCGCCGGTGGAAACGCATACGGCAACAGCGAATCCCAACGCGATTACGCTGAGCTCGCGATTCGGGCGGCCGATCAACACCGCGTGTCGGATGTGTTCTTCCTCGGCGAGTCCATGGGCACGGTCGCCGCGGTCAACCTGATGGCGAAGCGACCTGATCTACGTCCGCGCGGCCTGGCGGCCATCGGCCCGGCGCTCAACCTCGACGCCGCCGAAGGTGACTACCGCACGAGTCTGGCCGGGGTCAACTCCGATCCGGCGGGAACCGATCCGATGAAACTGCCCGTCGAATCACTGGCCGGCCAGAACTTCCGCTTCTACGTGAGCCCGGGGGACACACTGGTACCGACGTCGACCAACGCAACCGAGTTCCGGGCGCGCTTCGGGGCGGCCGCGAACGTATCCCTCGTCGAATGCTCCGGGGCGCATCTCGATCCGTCGTGCATCAATGGAGAGGACGTGGTGTCGTGGTTCGACAACCTCGCGCAGTGGTGA